A stretch of Bacteroidota bacterium DNA encodes these proteins:
- a CDS encoding ribose-phosphate pyrophosphokinase (catalyzes the formation of 5-phospho-alpha-D-ribose 1-phosphate from D-ribose 5-phosphate and ATP) — VTDSIPLTQTCSKIKVLTIADMFADVINKVYNYQSISSSFIF; from the coding sequence GTAACCGATTCCATACCCTTGACACAAACCTGCAGCAAGATTAAAGTGTTGACTATTGCTGATATGTTTGCAGATGTCATTAATAAAGTATATAATTATCAGTCGATCAGTTCGAGTTTTATCTTTTAA